A single Desulfovibrio piger DNA region contains:
- the pdxS gene encoding pyridoxal 5'-phosphate synthase lyase subunit PdxS → MEQGTIRLKTGLAEMLKGGVIMDVTTPEQAKIAEEAGACAVMALERVPADIRAAGGIARMADPTIVKRIMEVVSIPVMAKARIGHFVEARILEALGVDYIDESEVLTPADDRYHIDKRDFTVPFVCGCRNLGEALRRIAEGAAMIRTKGEPGTGNVVEAVRHCRQVMDEIRVLCSLPEAEVPNFAKENGAPLEVCLAVRKEGRLPVVNFAAGGIATPADAAMMMHLGCDGVFVGSGIFKSGDPAKRARAIVQAVTNYKDYALLAEISRDLGEAMVGIDISTIPPAERMQERGW, encoded by the coding sequence ATGGAACAGGGCACCATTCGCCTGAAGACCGGTCTTGCAGAAATGCTCAAGGGCGGCGTCATCATGGACGTGACCACCCCCGAACAGGCGAAGATCGCCGAAGAAGCCGGCGCCTGCGCCGTCATGGCCCTTGAACGCGTCCCGGCCGACATCCGCGCCGCCGGCGGCATCGCCCGCATGGCCGACCCCACCATCGTCAAGCGCATCATGGAAGTGGTGAGCATCCCCGTCATGGCCAAGGCCCGCATCGGCCATTTCGTGGAGGCCCGCATCCTTGAGGCCCTGGGCGTGGACTACATCGACGAGAGCGAAGTGCTGACCCCCGCCGATGACCGGTATCATATCGACAAGCGCGACTTCACCGTGCCCTTCGTCTGCGGCTGCCGCAACCTGGGCGAGGCCCTGCGCCGCATCGCCGAAGGCGCGGCCATGATCCGCACCAAGGGCGAGCCCGGCACCGGCAACGTGGTGGAAGCCGTGCGCCATTGCCGCCAGGTCATGGACGAGATCCGCGTGCTCTGCTCCCTGCCCGAGGCCGAAGTGCCCAATTTCGCCAAGGAAAACGGCGCTCCCCTGGAAGTCTGCCTGGCCGTGCGCAAGGAAGGCCGCCTGCCTGTGGTGAACTTTGCCGCCGGCGGCATCGCCACCCCCGCCGACGCCGCCATGATGATGCATCTGGGCTGCGACGGCGTGTTCGTGGGCTCCGGCATCTTCAAGTCCGGCGATCCGGCCAAGCGTGCCCGCGCCATCGTGCAGGCCGTGACCAACTACAAGGACTATGCCCTGCTGGCCGAGATCTCCCGCGACCTGGGCGAAGCCATGGTGGGCATCGACATCTCCACCATCCCGCCGGCCGAACGCATGCAGGAGCGGGGCTGGTAG
- the pdxT gene encoding pyridoxal 5'-phosphate synthase glutaminase subunit PdxT, whose amino-acid sequence MARIGVLALQGAFREHAAALRRLGADVREVRQLKDMEGLEGMVIPGGESTTIGKLLVEWDMLEPLRRRILDGMPVYGSCAGLILLCKEIEGSGQPRLGVLDATVRRNAFGRQVDSFETDLHIDGLAGGPLRAVFIRAPLISRVGEDVQVLARLDADRGERIVAVRQGHVLATSFHPELTPDLRLHRYFLDMLA is encoded by the coding sequence ATGGCCCGTATCGGAGTCCTGGCCCTGCAGGGGGCCTTCCGCGAACATGCCGCGGCACTGCGCCGTCTGGGCGCCGATGTCCGCGAAGTACGCCAGCTCAAGGACATGGAAGGCCTTGAGGGCATGGTCATCCCCGGCGGCGAAAGCACCACCATCGGCAAGCTGCTGGTGGAATGGGACATGCTGGAACCGCTGCGCCGGCGCATCCTGGACGGCATGCCCGTCTACGGCAGCTGCGCGGGCCTGATCCTGCTCTGCAAGGAGATCGAAGGCTCCGGCCAGCCGCGCCTGGGCGTGCTGGACGCCACCGTGCGCCGCAACGCCTTCGGCCGTCAGGTGGACAGCTTCGAGACCGACCTGCACATCGACGGTCTGGCCGGCGGGCCCCTGCGGGCCGTGTTCATCCGCGCGCCGCTCATCAGCCGCGTGGGCGAGGACGTGCAGGTGCTGGCCCGTCTGGACGCCGACCGCGGCGAACGCATCGTGGCCGTGCGCCAGGGCCATGTGCTGGCCACCTCCTTCCACCCCGAACTGACCCCGGACCTGCGCCTGCACCGGTACTTCCTGGACATGCTGGCCTGA
- a CDS encoding P1 family peptidase — translation MTNTTLTAIDGLLAGHATDERNHTGCTAILCPQGFTPGIAVPGFAPGCRETELMRPEAQVDTVHGLLLAGGSAFGLAAADGVMRFLREQGHGFAMPHGVIPIVPGAVIYDLDMNARPGVLPDAAMGYAAARAASAAPLAEGAVGAACGARCGRLFCLCRDAAGRPLDLSDKSGLGSLCLERQGIRVAALVVLNALGNVYDAQGRFLAGGRYADGTPVPHDRALDALAGDVPTGNTVLTVVATNVPLDKTRCSRLARMAATGLARHIVPAHMLFDGDIVFALASKQPLPDGHGPWNELLLGALAADAVAGAVCRAARPAMFA, via the coding sequence ATGACCAATACCACCCTGACCGCCATCGACGGCCTGCTGGCAGGCCATGCCACGGACGAACGGAACCATACCGGCTGCACCGCCATCCTTTGCCCGCAGGGCTTCACCCCGGGCATCGCCGTGCCGGGCTTCGCGCCGGGCTGCCGCGAGACGGAGCTCATGCGGCCCGAAGCCCAGGTGGACACCGTGCACGGCCTGCTGCTGGCCGGGGGCAGCGCCTTCGGCCTGGCCGCCGCCGACGGTGTCATGCGCTTTTTGCGCGAACAGGGGCACGGTTTTGCCATGCCCCACGGCGTCATCCCCATCGTCCCGGGGGCCGTCATCTACGATCTGGACATGAATGCCCGGCCGGGCGTGCTGCCCGATGCGGCCATGGGCTATGCCGCGGCCCGGGCGGCTTCTGCGGCGCCGCTGGCCGAAGGGGCCGTGGGAGCGGCCTGCGGGGCCCGCTGCGGTCGCCTGTTCTGCCTTTGCCGGGATGCCGCGGGCAGGCCGCTGGACCTTTCGGACAAGAGCGGCCTGGGCAGCCTGTGCCTGGAGCGGCAGGGCATACGAGTGGCGGCCCTGGTGGTCCTCAACGCGCTGGGCAATGTCTATGACGCCCAGGGGCGCTTCCTGGCCGGGGGACGCTACGCCGACGGCACGCCCGTGCCCCATGACCGGGCCCTGGACGCGCTGGCCGGAGACGTCCCCACCGGCAACACCGTGCTCACCGTGGTGGCCACCAATGTCCCCCTGGACAAGACCCGGTGCAGCCGACTGGCCCGCATGGCCGCCACCGGGCTGGCCCGGCACATCGTCCCCGCGCACATGCTCTTCGACGGTGACATCGTGTTCGCGCTGGCCAGCAAACAGCCCCTGCCCGACGGGCACGGCCCCTGGAACGAGCTTTTGCTGGGGGCCCTGGCCGCCGATGCCGTGGCAGGAGCCGTCTGCCGTGCCGCCCGGCCGGCGATGTTCGCGTAA
- a CDS encoding iron-containing alcohol dehydrogenase, translating into MSTDVKSMHMGQITSFFIPTVTLVGQNCSTQIPDRLKSLGGKKPLIVTDQGIVAVGILKQITDILDAAGMQYAVYDKTVPNPTDNNVAEATEAYKSNGCDSLITLGGGSSHDCGKGVGFVVSNGGKIHDYEGVDKSSKPFPPYVAVNTTAGTASEMTRFCIITDTSRKVKMAIVDWRCTPSVAIDDPVLMMGMPPSLTAATGMDALTHAVEAYVSTAATPMTDACAEKAMEYINRYLRRAVANGKDMEAREGMCYAQYLAGMAFNNASLGHVHAMAHQLGGFYDLPHGECNAILLPHVCEYNLISSRRRFGRIAKLLGERVDGLSPTDASQAAIKAIRILSKDVGIPEGLIALGKKYGKEVKEEDIPTMTANAQKDACGLTNPRIMSDAAVAAIYKAAL; encoded by the coding sequence ATGAGCACGGATGTCAAGAGCATGCATATGGGCCAGATTACGTCCTTCTTCATCCCCACCGTGACTCTGGTCGGCCAGAACTGCTCTACCCAGATCCCCGATCGCCTGAAGAGCCTCGGTGGCAAGAAACCCCTGATCGTCACCGACCAGGGTATCGTGGCCGTGGGCATCCTGAAGCAGATCACCGATATCCTTGACGCCGCCGGCATGCAGTATGCCGTGTACGACAAGACCGTGCCCAACCCCACGGACAACAACGTTGCGGAAGCTACCGAAGCCTACAAGAGCAACGGCTGCGACAGCCTGATCACCCTGGGCGGCGGTTCCTCGCATGACTGCGGCAAGGGCGTCGGCTTTGTGGTCAGCAACGGCGGCAAGATCCACGACTACGAAGGCGTGGACAAATCCAGCAAGCCCTTCCCGCCCTATGTGGCCGTGAACACCACCGCCGGCACCGCCTCTGAAATGACCCGTTTCTGCATCATCACCGACACCTCCCGCAAGGTGAAGATGGCCATCGTCGACTGGCGCTGCACCCCCAGCGTCGCCATCGACGACCCGGTCCTGATGATGGGCATGCCGCCGTCCCTGACCGCCGCTACCGGTATGGACGCCCTGACCCACGCCGTGGAAGCCTATGTTTCCACCGCTGCCACTCCCATGACCGACGCCTGTGCCGAAAAGGCCATGGAATACATCAACCGCTATCTGCGCCGCGCCGTTGCCAACGGCAAGGACATGGAAGCCCGCGAAGGCATGTGCTATGCCCAGTACCTGGCCGGTATGGCCTTCAACAACGCCAGCCTGGGCCACGTGCACGCCATGGCTCACCAGCTGGGCGGCTTCTATGACCTGCCGCACGGCGAATGCAACGCCATCCTGCTGCCCCATGTGTGCGAGTACAACCTGATCTCCAGCCGCCGCCGCTTTGGCCGCATCGCCAAGCTGCTGGGCGAACGCGTGGACGGCCTGAGCCCCACCGACGCTTCGCAGGCTGCCATCAAGGCCATCCGCATCCTGTCCAAGGACGTGGGCATCCCGGAAGGCCTGATCGCCCTGGGCAAGAAGTACGGCAAGGAAGTGAAGGAAGAAGACATCCCCACCATGACCGCCAACGCCCAGAAGGACGCCTGCGGTCTGACCAACCCGCGCATCATGAGCGACGCCGCCGTGGCCGCCATCTACAAGGCCGCCCTGTAG
- the hydG gene encoding [FeFe] hydrogenase H-cluster radical SAM maturase HydG, protein MSAYELPAWLDTRFIENALSRTAAPDKAELRDILDKSLALKSLTIQEATALMRVTDPEDVALMMKTADAVKQKVYGDRIVLTAPLHISNHCGSECLYCANRKSNTLIQRKYMTSPEMREAAGKLIRQGHKRIVLVSGQLPNADVEYLAEAISILYTVFDGHGEVRRVNVNVGPLSADQYSVLLDADVGNVLIYQDTYHPDYYKAAHVAGPKSHYEKRLNAPEVALGAGVRDVGLGLLLGLSPWQFDVLALMLHVAHLNRLFGAGGHTISMFRLRPAPGSLFVPPHPLSDDEFLRCVAIMRLAVPPAGIVVTTREPSGLWRDACSRGVSQVFTGSVGSAYETWSEKPGPEGIPFPLGEDTHLDEVVRFLMEEAEHLPSFCTACPRLGRSGADFMGMVHECGMRSQCGPNSIASFEEFLINYATPYTRAVGERLIARKLPQMSEVERGAAERLLQKVKSGRMDEFI, encoded by the coding sequence ATGTCTGCATACGAGCTGCCTGCATGGCTTGACACCCGGTTCATCGAAAACGCGCTCAGTCGTACGGCTGCACCGGACAAGGCGGAGCTCCGGGATATTCTGGACAAATCTCTGGCTCTGAAGTCACTGACCATCCAGGAGGCGACCGCTCTCATGCGGGTGACGGATCCTGAAGACGTTGCCCTGATGATGAAAACGGCGGATGCGGTCAAACAGAAGGTCTATGGTGACCGTATCGTGCTGACCGCTCCGCTGCACATCTCCAACCATTGCGGCAGTGAATGCCTTTACTGCGCCAACCGCAAGAGCAATACGCTCATCCAGCGCAAGTACATGACCTCGCCCGAGATGCGCGAGGCCGCCGGCAAGCTGATCCGCCAGGGGCACAAGCGCATCGTGCTGGTCTCCGGCCAGCTGCCCAATGCCGATGTGGAGTACCTGGCCGAAGCCATCAGCATCCTGTACACCGTGTTCGACGGCCACGGCGAGGTCCGCCGCGTCAACGTCAACGTGGGGCCCCTGAGCGCCGACCAGTACAGCGTGCTGCTGGATGCCGATGTGGGCAACGTCCTGATCTATCAGGATACCTACCATCCCGATTACTACAAGGCCGCCCATGTGGCCGGGCCCAAGAGCCATTACGAAAAGCGCCTCAACGCCCCTGAAGTGGCCCTGGGCGCCGGTGTGCGCGACGTGGGCCTCGGCCTGCTGCTGGGGCTTTCCCCCTGGCAGTTCGATGTGCTGGCCCTGATGCTGCATGTGGCCCATCTCAACCGCCTGTTCGGCGCCGGCGGCCACACCATCAGCATGTTCCGTCTGCGTCCCGCGCCGGGCAGCCTGTTCGTGCCCCCGCATCCGCTTTCGGACGACGAGTTCCTGCGCTGTGTGGCCATCATGCGCCTGGCCGTTCCGCCTGCGGGCATCGTGGTCACCACGCGCGAACCCTCCGGCCTGTGGCGCGATGCCTGCAGCCGGGGTGTCTCCCAGGTGTTCACGGGCAGCGTGGGCAGCGCCTACGAGACCTGGAGCGAAAAGCCCGGGCCCGAAGGCATCCCCTTCCCGCTGGGCGAAGACACCCACCTGGACGAGGTGGTGCGCTTCCTCATGGAAGAAGCCGAGCACCTGCCCTCGTTCTGTACCGCCTGTCCCCGTCTGGGCCGCAGCGGCGCGGACTTCATGGGCATGGTGCACGAGTGCGGCATGCGCAGCCAGTGCGGCCCCAACTCCATCGCCTCCTTCGAGGAGTTCCTCATCAATTATGCCACGCCCTACACCCGCGCAGTGGGCGAACGCCTCATCGCCCGCAAGCTCCCGCAGATGAGCGAGGTGGAGCGGGGCGCGGCAGAACGCCTGTTGCAGAAGGTCAAGTCGGGCCGCATGGACGAATTCATCTGA
- a CDS encoding BMP family lipoprotein has product MKKCIDITCLLLASILLSVVCLSAAPAAPSGGASGLRVALLLEDAAPDQGWNDLLRQGLEQARKELGVRTAVVVAPPRGGNGLSQEAIFQAAARQADLVLLSGARLHEILRDNAANFRQTKFGCIDTGIRAANIMSVTFADEQAAFLAGALLSQLHRHGLLPASGARGSGDELTLGWLAGEDDPQLKSMLNGFVEGVRLESPGARVINGVAGSYSSPEAGRAKAEELLGLDINALAVLAGRSGLGAVEAAVAAGRPVVGADRDQQALAPGLMLTSIVKRADRAVFEIVKATAQGAFAGNEIITYDLANGGVDIVPPQVWARHAGVRLPAAIERRLAELRLELTRGGIRLPSLRDRTLCNCR; this is encoded by the coding sequence ATGAAAAAATGCATTGATATCACCTGCCTGCTGCTGGCGTCCATCCTGTTGTCCGTCGTGTGCCTGTCCGCCGCCCCGGCCGCGCCGTCCGGCGGGGCTTCCGGCCTGCGTGTGGCCCTGCTGCTGGAGGACGCAGCCCCCGACCAGGGCTGGAACGACCTTCTGCGCCAGGGCCTGGAACAGGCCCGGAAGGAGCTCGGGGTCCGTACCGCCGTGGTGGTGGCCCCGCCCCGGGGCGGCAACGGCCTTTCCCAGGAGGCCATCTTCCAGGCTGCCGCCCGGCAGGCCGACCTGGTCCTGCTCTCCGGGGCCCGGCTGCACGAGATCCTGCGCGACAATGCCGCCAACTTCCGGCAGACGAAGTTCGGCTGCATCGATACGGGCATACGCGCCGCCAACATCATGAGCGTGACCTTTGCCGACGAGCAGGCCGCCTTCCTGGCCGGTGCCCTGCTCTCCCAGCTGCACCGGCACGGCCTGCTGCCCGCCTCCGGGGCACGCGGCAGCGGCGATGAGCTGACCCTCGGCTGGCTGGCCGGAGAAGACGACCCGCAGCTGAAGTCCATGCTCAACGGTTTCGTGGAGGGGGTCCGGCTGGAAAGCCCCGGCGCGCGCGTCATCAACGGCGTGGCGGGCAGCTACAGCTCCCCTGAGGCCGGCCGGGCCAAGGCGGAAGAACTGCTGGGGCTGGACATCAATGCCCTGGCCGTGCTGGCCGGGCGTTCGGGACTGGGCGCCGTGGAAGCGGCCGTGGCCGCAGGCAGGCCCGTGGTGGGCGCGGACAGGGACCAGCAGGCCCTGGCCCCCGGGCTGATGCTGACCAGCATCGTCAAGCGGGCCGACCGCGCCGTGTTCGAGATCGTCAAAGCCACGGCCCAGGGCGCTTTTGCCGGGAACGAGATCATCACCTATGACCTGGCCAACGGCGGCGTGGACATCGTCCCGCCGCAGGTCTGGGCCCGTCATGCCGGGGTGCGCCTGCCCGCCGCCATCGAGCGCCGTCTTGCCGAACTGCGCCTGGAGCTGACGCGCGGCGGCATCCGCCTGCCCTCCCTGCGCGACAGGACGCTCTGCAACTGCCGCTAG